cattagatatattttaacccattttctcctatttttacaATTATGGTattaaccttatttttttaacctttaaattttgatttaagggaaatcaagaaaaaataatacaatgaaaattTAGTATtgaaaaattaccttttaaaagttTCACTAGTATTCACAAGATCTAACCTAGGCCTAACTTCTAATGGTTCTGTAACATGACCTTGCTAATGTTTGTACAATGCATGTTGGGGGGATGGTTAGTGTGTGTATCTGTGGAAGGTGGACAAAGAAATAATCTGACATAGTAAAAGTATGATGTAGGTGTTTTAGATATAGGCATTCCTACAGTTGTTGCCATTGGagtaatttttgtaaatgtataaaaatgtgtgATTCATCGTTTCACAATGACGTGAATGTAAaagaaatgtgaaggaaaaaCAGCAGTCCTCTCTTTTATTCACTCAATTAGTAACATGACTTTGACAacagatcttattttttatcttagaaTCCTCCTATAAATGCCTCTAGGCATAACAAgtaacaaattttatttgtacttgtatgtttatttttacttatatgtCTTTGAGATAATAATGTATGTTTTTGAGAttggaaataattatatttatattctcagAGCAGAAAACATAGTCTTATTTGGGGCCCATTATTAAACTttaatcattttatgtatttgatacGAAGATACTGAGGAAAGAAATCTCCCttagaatcaattttttaaaaagcactataaACTGACCTATAATCATTGGTAGAAATTGTACTTTTCAGAGgacaactaagaaaaaaaatgctctttcGAACTGATCTCTAATTTGATAGCTGTGCAAACCAAAATAATCTGATTATCTCATTTCATATATGCCATGTATTGTAATAACTATACTTATgtatagtttatatttatttaattatgtgttAGCTTGGGCAGCccgaggggctcagtggtttagcactgctttcgacccagggagtgatcctggaaacctgggatccagtcccacgccgggctccctgcgtagagcctgcttctccttctgcctgtatctctgcctctctgtgtgtctctcatgaataaataaataaaatattaaaaaataaaaattatgtgttagccaaatatttgaatattcttaTGATAGGGAAAATATGTGTCTTCTAAAATTTTGTCTGTGACTCACTCTGTTTGAAATTTACCACATACCTCTTCATCTCTTTTAGGTCATGCTGATCACAAATTGttcctcttttccttattttagacaaataataaaatagtaagtgTAAAGCATagaagcagatggagagaaaTTTTATGGTCAACATTCTCTTATAGTTTTTACTTACTATACTGACTAATttacatactttaattttaagattattacTATTTTGAAGCTTTAGTCTTCTTTTAATCTTTACTTAATAATTTGcttctttcaattttttccctAACCTTActaccctcttttttttaaatctatttatttatttgagagaaagagacagagagcagagggaaaggaagagggagagggagagaagcagactctgcactgagcacggactcaagacttgatcccagggtcctgagatcatgacctgagccaaaatcaatagacCACCGCTTATTTGGCTtggccactcaggcacccttcaCTCTCCTATTTCTAAAAACCCCTTCATGCTTCTCTAGGTTTCCATAAAGCTTTGTCTATATATTTTTCCCCCACTtatatgaacaaatatttctatcTCCTTCTGTATTCAttactctcatttattttttttcagaatcataACCTTTAAAGTACAACTTCACTTTCTTATTATACACACCAACATGCTGATTTTGTTTTGGAATACATTGTGTAAGAGCGGAGATGATAACAACATTGATGGGATGGAAATACTACTAAGGccagaaaacaaaagaggaagacacaaagagatggaaaaatattccatgctcatggattggcagaatcaatattatgaaaatgtcaatgttcccAAGGGCACTTTACACATttattgcaatccctatcaaaataccatggactttcttcagagagttagaacaaattattttaagatttctgtggaatcagaaaagaccccgaatagccaggggaatttcaaaaaagaaaaccatagctgggggcatcacaatgccagatttcaggttgtgctacaaagctgtggtcatcaagacagtgtggtactggcacaaaaacagacacatagatcaatggaacagaatagagaacccagaattgaaccctgaactttatggtcaactaatattcgataaaggaggaaagactatccattggaagaaagacagtctcttcaataaatggtgctgggaaaattggacatccacatgcagaagaatgaaactagaccactctcttgcaccagacacaaagataaactcaaaatggatgagagatctaaatgtgagacaagagtcaatcaaaatcctagaggagaacacaggcaacaccctttttgaactcggccacagtaacttcttgcaagatacatccacaaaggcaaaagaaacaaaagcaaaaatgaactattgggatgtcatcaagataagaagctcttgcacagcaaaggatacagtcaacaaaactaaaagacaacctacagaatgggagaagatatttgcaaatgatgtatcagtaaaagggctggtttccaagatctataaagaacttattaaactcaacagcaaagaaacaaacaatccaatcatgaaatgggcaaaagacatgaagagaaatctcacagaggaagacatggacatggccaacattcACATGAGAttatgctctgcatcccttgccatcagggaaatacaaatcaaaaccacaatgagatcccacctcacaccagtgagaatggggaacattaacaaggcaggaaaccacaaatgttggagaggatgcggagaaaagggaaccctctgacactgttggtgggaatgtgaactggtgcagccactctggaaaactgtgtggaggttcctcaaagagttaaaaatagacctgccctacgacccagcaattgcactgttggggatttatccgaaagatacagatgcaatgaaacgctgggacacctgcaccctgatgtttctagcagcaatgtccacaatagccaaactgtggaaggagcctcggtgtccatcgaaagatgaatggataaagaagatgtggtctatgtatacaatggaatattcctcagccattagaaacgacaaatacctaccatttgcttcaacgtggatggaactggagggtattatgctgagtgaagtaagtcaatcggagaaggataaacattatatgatctcattcatttggggaatataaataataatgaagggaatataagggaagggagaagaaatgtgtgggaaatatcagaaagggagacagaacataaagactcctaactctgggaaacgtactaggggtgttggaaggggaggaggggtgtgggggtgagtgggtgatgggcactgaggtgggcacttgacgggatgagcactggtgttattccatatgttggcaaattgaacaccaataaaaaataaagttttttattaaaaataaaaataaaaataaaaaatagttttaaaaaatgacaagataGTGAGTCAATGACAATACTTGCTTCCTATGTATACCTCCCTTCAGAAATACCTGTTCCTAGATTGTGagattacatttttaagatattCCACATCCCTTACAATATATACTTGAATAATAAAAACTCTGGAGCCCTACTAGTGTTGAGTTTTGGCTACACCAAGTTTGAGTCTCTGACTGCCTCAAAttcctcatttgaaaaacagTGATTATAATGTTAATATGTTCTTTATGTATcagcttttattataaaatatataatttcatatatagaagaaaatgaagatttaaaaattaatagaatgcTATTGTCACATATTTCCCATGTGAataattacttttcaaataatCTATTGTGGATCCTTTTTATAGTAGTGTTGATTCTAAGGATAATACTCTTCAAAATATAAAGCTGGACTTTGGGAGAGAAGGGGGTCCTTACTCAAGTGTTCTTTGTAACCTTTGCCCTTCTGTGTTGCCCTATACACAGTGTGGCAGTTCTCTTTTCCAAATGTATATCAGTGTACATGCTTTGttcaatagaaaaattaaagaatgattCACACACATGTCGTATTTTATTGATTATAGAATAGCAGTTCttactatttatttcttaaagattgaAAAGATATCATTATCACATgagaaattgaaaacagataATGCTTTTATATATTCTAAGCACAGAAATACCATTTTGTaacatttagaaaaacatttgttgccatatataaaaatatacttgataaACTAATTCTCCAAGTACAAGGATAACTGGGACACTTAGGAAGCAGACTGTGCCACTATCATAGTCTGACACATGGCAGGAAGGGATCACTTCCTGTGCAATATTCTTCTCACAGCATCTTTCACGTCTCTGTTTCTTAGACTGTATATCAGAGGGTTTAGCATTGGGATGATGAGTGTGTAGAGCACAGCTATGACCTTGTTTTGCCCTGGGGAGGAGATGGCCCCAGGCTGGGCATACATGAAGAACACAGTCCCATAGAACAAACTCACCGTGGCCATGTGGGAGCCACAGGTGGAGAAGGTCTTACCCCTACCATGGGTGGAGGGGATCTTCAGGACAGTGGAGAGTATGTAAGCATAGGAAACCAGGATGACACTTGTGGTGGTGACAATGATGAGGGAGGAGAGAATGAATAGCACCATCTTGTTCACAGACGTGTCAACACATGAGATCTTGATCAGGGCTGGAACATCACAGAAGAAGTGGTCCAGTCGGTTTTCTCCACAGAAATGCAAGCTGAAGGTGAATCCTGTCTGGACCATGGAGTTGATGCCTCCACAGATGTAGGAGCTAATTACTAAATGAACACAAACCTGTTGAGACATACGGACAGGATAGAGGAATGGCGAGCAAATGGCTGAGAAGCGATCATATGCCATCACGGCCAGGAGAAAGCCTTCAGTTGTGACAAacagagcaaagaagaaaaattgggcTGCACAGCCATTGTAGGAAATCTTCTTTTCATGAGATAGGAAGTTGGCTAAAGTTTTGGGAGCAATGACTGTGGAGTAGCAGAGATCTAAATAGGATAAGTTTCTAAGGAAGAAATACATAGGTGTATGAAGCCTCGAGTCCATCCTGATGACAATTATCATGCTGGTATTTACCACCACAGTGACCACATAGGCCAGCAAGAACACCAAGAACAAGAGGAT
The Vulpes lagopus strain Blue_001 chromosome 10, ASM1834538v1, whole genome shotgun sequence genome window above contains:
- the LOC121500854 gene encoding olfactory receptor 12-like: MKSQLNRNSSGVTEFILLGFRIPPKMQILLFLVFLLAYVVTVVVNTSMIIVIRMDSRLHTPMYFFLRNLSYLDLCYSTVIAPKTLANFLSHEKKISYNGCAAQFFFFALFVTTEGFLLAVMAYDRFSAICSPFLYPVRMSQQVCVHLVISSYICGGINSMVQTGFTFSLHFCGENRLDHFFCDVPALIKISCVDTSVNKMVLFILSSLIIVTTTSVILVSYAYILSTVLKIPSTHGRGKTFSTCGSHMATVSLFYGTVFFMYAQPGAISSPGQNKVIAVLYTLIIPMLNPLIYSLRNRDVKDAVRRILHRK